The nucleotide sequence TGATCATTTCAGTAACTGCGCTGGGAGAACAGGAATCTGACAAGATCGTATATAGATCTGGTGCTAGCGATGGTGATTTACTGGTAGTTTCTGGCGATGTAGGTGCGGCTTATATGGGATTGCAAATCCTAGAGCGTGAGAAAGCAGTTTTTAAAGCAAACCCAAATAGCCAGCCAGATATCGAGGCGTACAGTTATTTGATTGAGCGTCAACTCAAACCTGAGGCTAGAAAGGATATTCCTAAATTGTTGGAAGAGCTGGATGTGTTACCTACCAGCATGATTGATGTTAGTGATGGCTTAAGCTCTGAAATAATTCACTTGTGCAAGCAATCTGGTGTTGGGATGAAAATCTATGAGGATAAAATCCCATTGGACCCAACAGTCATTAGTTCTTGTGAAGAATTCAATCTGGATAGTACTACCGTGGCTTTGAGTGGTGGCGAGGATTATGAGCTGTTGTTTACTGTGAAGCAGGAAGATTTCCCTAAGATTAAAGCAAATCCTAACCTTTCCATCATCGGGCACGTTTTACCGCAAAGCGATGGTATACATCTGGTCACGCGAGGCGGCGAGCAGGTTGCCATTAAAGCAATGGGATGGAATAGCTTTGAAAGCTAGGCCGCTTTTGCCTTTTGAATAATTCTAGCTGGGCGACCGGCTTTTTTACGCGCCAGCTGTGCTAGTGACTTGTTGATACGCTCATAAATGTCATTAAGCGGTACGGTCTCACCATAGATATTGTTAGTAACTTGCTTGTTGCATTTGGTGCAACACCATTCATTAACGCGATCATTGACCACGTGTGATATTTCCATTTGATGCCCAGAAATGGAGCAGACCAGACGCTTAAAGGGGTTTTGCATGTGTCGTATTTTTGGGGTTGAACGTAATTCAGATTTAAAAGGATTGTTAAATCTAGAGAAAGTTATTCACAAAACACGTTTAACGAACTGTTTTTTCGACCAACTGCAATTTTATAATCTCGTCTGGATGTGTGAGCAAACTCATATGTCCTGATTCCAGCTTATAGTTTATAGCTTTTAATTTTTCTATTTCCACTTCAATGATAGCTGGTCGTATGATCTCATCACGTAAACCGTATATGTACTGTAGTGGGATGGAAGTGTCTTCGAGAATAGGCAAATACGATGGTCTATCTCTCATAGCAAGGAGAGCATTACTAATGCTAGCCATGGAAATACGAGCTGCCTGTTGTTTCATGGATTCGATTTCTGCTTTGTACATTTCCCTTTCAGTCTCGGTGAAAAGATTGGAAATGGCCATTTTAGTAAATGCCTGTGGATATTTCTGGATCAATTTTAAGGATCTGTCGCGCTGCTCCACACGACTGGCAGAATCATTTGTCGCGCAACTGTTGATTAATGTGAGTGACAGAAGCTTTGAAGGGTACGCTTTCGCGAAAGCGCAACCCACATAGCCGCCCATGCTATGACCCACAAAGTGAATTTCGTCAACAGCATGTTGCAACAATACCTGATGGATCTCTTGAGCCAAATCATCTACCGTGTATTTCATCTCACAAGAATTGTCGCCATGACCCGGCAACTCCAACAGCAGTATTTGATACGACTCTTTGTAATGCTCGACCAACCTGTTCCATTGATCGCTGCTTCCTAAAAAGCCGTGAAGGAATAGGATAGTTGGTGCATTATTAACAATGAGTTGAGTGGAAAGTAGTCTTTCATAATTCATACTGAAGGAATTATATCAGCGAAATTATTGATTCTGGAACTGTGTTCTAAATTATCAATTCAATTTCTTATAACTATATTTATAAATAGATATATCCATTTACGATACTGAATGCTATGAAGTACTTTTTCACAGTAATTTTTTTTTTAATATCCTACTTGATTTTTGCTCAAAACGAGTGGGAGCAATTATACCCTGATATATTTCCAGGTAAAATCATTTTGGTAGATCATCTAAATGAAAGCCAAAGTATCGTTGTTACTGCCAATGAATTTTATAAATCATTTGATTCTGGTGAGACTTGGGTTATGATGAAACGATTTACTGGTTCTAATTTTTCCAGTGCATCAATAGTTGATAATACAATCGTATTGTTCGGAGGATCCCGCATTTTCATTTCTGGGGATGATGGTAGTACTTGGGAATCTAAAAACACTGGAAATTCTTCCTTCGATGCCAAATTCAATATGGTTAATAAAAATCTATTTTATGTTACAAATGGTTATAGTTACTTCGTAACAAAAAATGGAGGGGATAGTTGGACTGAAAAGGAAGTAGGAAGTGACACGTACATTTCACAATTATATTTTGTAAACGACAAATTAGGTTTTGCTCTGCTTCGTGAAGGGTCAATCCTTAAGTCAGAAGATGGTGGGGTCACTTGGGAAAATGTCTTAAACGTCCCTGAAACTTCAGTTTCCAATACAGCGATTAAATTTTACAATCCAAATTTTGGCATCCTTTCAACAAATGGTAAGGTTTTTAATACCAATAATGGTGGCCAAAGTTGGGATTTGATGCAAAATGCTAATCACAATTTTTCTGATATTTATTTTCTTAGTGAAAACGAATTTTTTTTAATTAATCCAGATATTCATTATTCTCAAGACGGTGGACGAACTTTTATCTCCGAAATAAGTTTATATAATAATGTCAATAGCATAGATTACCAAAAAGGATCTGGATTTATTGCTGGCGGTGATAAAAAATCCTTAGCAATATCTTCAAATGGAGTTGATTGGGAATTGAAGTTTATTGGTAGTCCTAATTTCAAAAACCTTGTAATGTTTGATAATTATACCGGTTATCACATTAACAATGGAAAACTTTATAAATCTATTGATGGCGGTTTTGCATGGGTCAGGATGACTGAGGCAAATCCAAATTTCAATCAAACAAATGCAATCCATGAAGCATCTTTCATTAGTGTAGAAGTAGGTTATGCTAGAAAAGGAGATCATGAAATTATTAAAACTATTGATGGTGGTTTAACATGGAGCCGCTATTTTTTTGAGTCTAATGGGTCGATAACTTACTTGAAAGCTATTGGTAACGATAATATAATCATCAGCGGTAAGAATACTCAAAGGGAAAAATACTCTAAGATTATTTTCAATGACGGACAAGATTTTGAGATAGTCAGTGACAATATTTTTATAAAAATAGAATGGCTAACCGATCAACTAGGTTTTGCTATTGAGGCTGATGAACAAGTATTATACCGAACCATTGACTCGGGTAAATCTTGGCAAAAAATATCAAATACTATTATGACTAACATAAAATCATTCGATTTTGTTGATGACTTAATAGGCTACGCTGGAACTAATGATGGTGATTTGTGGAAAACTATCAATGGTGGTAATCAATGGGAATTGATTAATCAATTTCAAAATGAAATCATTAATGACATCGAATTTTTGGATGACAAAATGGGTTTTTTTACATCTAACAAAACTAGATATACTCTTGATGGTGGTTTGAACTTTGCCAGTTTAACAACTGGTAGTAAAACATTGCAAATCGTTGGCGATTATTTATATGGAACGGCTGATCGCATTTTGCGACTGGATTTGAACGAAATTCATTTTGAACTTATAACCGATCAAACAACAGATCAGAGCAGTACTCAAGCATCAATTAAAGCATATGCAAGCGGTCCTTTAATCAATCCAAATGAACTTAGTCTAGAGTATTCTGCAAATGGTGTTACTTATATACCAGTTGATTCTTTAGAACAGTCCATTACACCTATCACAAACGGTGAGTTTAAAGTTGAATCTAATTTGAAGCAACTCAACCCTAGCACTACCTATTACTATAGATTAAAATGTAATATTAATGGGAAGTTTTACTATAGTAAAATCAAATCTTTCAAAACCGAAAAAGATGTTGAAATCGAATTAATCAGTGTAGAAACTTTTTATGATTACATTGGGTTAAATTATAGCATCACAAGTTCTGATTATTCAGTCGAGGATCTTAGATTAATCTACTCCTCAAATAGTGAAGGCAATGATGGGTCAATTATTCCAACTATTAATTCGATTTCTGCTGAACAAACTACATCTCAAATAACTTTTGTCAACAACCTGATTCCTAATACTAATTATTATTTGAGATTAGCTGGCTATATTAACGGTAATTATTTTGAATCAGATTATTATACAGTAAGAACACTAAGCGCAATTGATTTCCAAATCACCTCAATAGAAGAAGACCCCAACTTTATTACAATAAATGGAACTGTGAAGCCATGGTTCAGAGATGCCTCTAATATTACTTTAGAATATGGCGATAATTTTTTTAATAATACTACGGTCGGAAATATAAACAATGTGGAAAGCGGTTTGATTTCAAATATAAAGTTCAACATACCAAGATTAGACAACGATGTTTTATATAAGTTTAGATTGCGCGCAACTCTTGATGGTAAATTATTCTACTCTGAAATTAGTAAAATTATCCTAGGTCAGGATCGTTGGCTTATCAATGGTAAAAATGATTTTTCATTGTTAAGCAGTCCTGTTTTGGAAATGTTGGGGTACAGCAAGAATGATAAATTTAATTCAATTGGAATTAACTACGGCGAGGACACCACAATGAAGAATAATATTGAATTTGATATATCCAATCAACCAACGAACGGTTTCTTAAATAAGAAATTCCATTTATACAATATCAAACAGGACCATCAATATTACTATCAATTTTACGCAATAGATGCAGCTAGGAGAACTCAAATTCAATCAGCAATGTACACATTTACACAGCAATCTGCTTTAAGTGAGGAATCATTAAACCGTAATGATTTGATGGTGTATCCAAATCCATTCGATTCTGAAATCATAATTAAATTCCCATCAGAAAATGTAAAATCTTTTTTGTTGTACGATATGACTGGTAGATTACTATTTTTCAAAACTGTAGATTCTAGGACGGAAAATATTGACACATCATTATTAAGCGCTGGATCATATCTACTTTTATTAAGAGGTGAAAAGGGAACCTCAGTACATTATCAGCTCAAGAAAATATAATTTCATTTCAAAAAATATTTTTGAGCATTCCATCACAAGCATTTGAGCAATATACTGTAGGGTTTTACAACTTAGAAAATTTCTTTGATTTCCAGAATGACCAACATATCCTCGATGACAGCTTCACCACACTAGGTCGTAATGAATGGAATGAAAACAGGTACAACAAGAAGCTCCAAAAAATAAGTGATGCCATAAGTCAGATAGGTGCCGATTATACAGGTAACCTTCCAGCTGTCCTGGGCGTTGCCGAGGTAGAGAATAAAAAAGTCCTGAACGACTTGATCCAACAACCCAAGCTACGTAATCATAAATACAGCTACGTGCATTTCAATAGTCCGGATGAACGCGGTATTGATGTGGCCTTACTATATAGGACCGATGTTTTTGAAGTCTTGGAATCGCGGCCTATCACTTTGTTGATTGAAGATGATATGGGAATAAGGGACACCACTAGGGATATTCTGTATGTGAAAGGCAAGCTTGCAGGCACCACGCTACATATCTATGTGAATCACTGGCCGTCCAGGCGTAATGGTTCTGGAACGACTGAGTACAAAAGAGCACTTGCTGCCCAACAGCTCATGGAGCATGTCTATCACATAGACGATGCGGGAAACCGTAGGCAACGACTGGAAAAGGACAATACCTTCATTATCATCATGGGCGATTTTAATGACGATCCAGAAAACGATAGTATTACCAAAGGTATCTTACCGCATGGTTTTGACAATATAACGGCACCGCTCAAGAACTTTCATCGCGGATCGCTCAACCATAAGTTCAAATGGAATCTTTTTGACCAGATCATGGTAAGCGAGAACCTGCACAATGATATACCTGGCGATTTGTTTGTCCACAAGGCAGATATTTTTGACGACATCATGTTGCGCCAGTGGAAAGGAAAATACCGCGGACAGCCAGCGCGTACTTTTGCCGGTGGTAGGTATGCTGGTGGATTTAGTGATCACTTTCCCGTGTACACCGTGTTGAGACGTAATTGATTACATAAAAAAACCACTGCCATCAAAGCAGTGGTTCTTTGTATTTGTTACGCTTTCGCGAAAGCGAAATCCATCAAGTCTTAGTTGCTGGTAATAGTGACATCATCTAATTGATAACCACCATTTGCTGCGCCGCTGTTACCACCGCCATCAGCCTCGTTACCCGTGTACTTAAAGGCAATTGCACCAGTGCCGTCCACACAGTCAAGAGAAACATTTCCTGAAGAAACAAAGTTTCTAAAGAACTCGCTGTTAGGAACTACAGTGGCGTCTGCCAATGCGCTCCAAGTAGCCGTTTCAACACCTGCAGGTGTTCCATCCCAGTCATTGGAGAAAAGAACCTCTAGAGTCGAAGCATCTGCAAAATCATTTGAAGTAAAGAAGTTGAGCACCTCACCGGTTTGTGCATCAAAGTCTATTTGTGGAGTGATCAACCAGGCGATAGAGCTATCATCACCACTTCTAAAGGTAGTTGCTCTTGTTGCAGGGCTGTTTCTATCGCCATCAAAATAAGATTCCCATTGCACGGTACCAGCTTGTACATAATTGGTCCAACCGGCTGGCATGGTAGCAGTATTGTTCACACCACCATTAAAGTCTTCATCTATTAAGGTATTAGCACCAGGTCCATTTGCAGTGCCACAGGCAACCACGTCAAACTCACAACGAGTAGTTGGATCAAAATCAAAATTTGATGGAGCATTTGCTTTCAATACAAAAAACTCATCTCTAAAATCTCTCAAGATAAGCCCATCGATGGAGCCACTACCTTCAGGAACTCTGATGGATTTAAAATCTGCAAAGGTTGAAGTTTGAAAAACTAAAGGCGTCGCAAAGAAGTCTTCGCAAGTTTGAATCAGACGGTCACCGTCAAAGGTGTCACCTCTTTCTGTCGCAAATGTCTTTCCTAATTCAGAATCTAAAAACTGAACGTTAGACACTCTTACCCATTGGTTTTCTAGTGACTCGCTTACCTCGCTTAAAGAAATTTGCTTAGGAACGATTGTCGCTGTTTCTTCATCACGCAGGATAGTATTCAAAACTTCTGAAGCAAATATTCTTTCAAGATCCTCGCCTATACCTAATGTGTAAACACCATTGGATTCTCCTAATGTTAAACCATCTAATTTGATATACACTTTACGACCAAAGTTAAAACGGGTGAACAAAGGACTAAGATCTGCCTGAACGTTTACTCCAACAGTAGGATTTTCAGGAGCATTCTGGATCACTAATTCTTTAAAGTAATTACCACCTTCATCGCTAGAAACGACATAACCTTCAACAAAGCCATCTGTTTCATCAAATGTAATAGGCTCTGGATCTTGTCCACCAAAGGTATTCTCGTACTGGTTAATAATGGTTGTGAGATTAGCGGTGCCAGCAGGAGCTTCTACCACAACCTCATTCAAATCTGGTATTGCAAAATCATCATCTTCTACACAAGAAAAAGAGATCGCAACTACTGCTAGAAAGGCAAAGAGTTTATTTAAATTTTTCATTTCTCTGTTATTTATAAATTTCATTATAGCTTTTTTAGAATCTTAGGTAAACATTTAGGTAGTAGGTAGCCCCATTACCAAAAAAGTATCGAGGTGCAAAAACCTGAGTTGGGTTGTTCACGTCATCATTTAAGGACTGGAAAGTAGCAGTACGCGACTGCTCAAAACCTCCTGTTTTGTATTCAATATTAAATACGTTGTTTATGGTAGCAAAGAAACCAACATACTTATCGTCAATTCTCCACGATTTACCGCCTATGACATTCACAAGTACATAATCGTCAAATTGTTCTTGCTTTAAAAGTTCTTTGGCAAGTACTGGATCAAAATCATTGAATTCCTGACCGTCAACATCTAATCTAAATCGGTCAGATCTTCTTATGATACTAGGATCAATATAACCATTGGCAAAATAGTTGGCAGTAACTCCTATGTTCCAGTATTCTGGATCACGATATTCAAAACCTATTTGTGCAGCTGTTTCTGGTCCACCTGCGACATGGTAGTCCTTGATGTTTACAGAACCGTCACCAAATCTAATCTCTCCATCAAAGTCATCGCTGGTATAATACACTTCTGCATTATCAGAGTACACATTTTGTCCCGCTGCCACCGCAGCCTTCAAATTAATGGTAGGTGTTATTTGATACTCAATACCTAGTTCCATACCGTAGTTTCTTCTGTCGATACCCGTTACTACTTCTTGGATAAATCCACCTTCTTCACCCTGAAAGTTTTCTGTAAAGAAGAAGTTGATGTCATTTCCATCTTCAAATTGAGTATAGTAACCTGTAGCCCTCAATTTTAGAATAGGAGAACGATAGATGTAGCTACCGTCAAAACTGTAGCTCTTCTCTGATTCCAGTCCGTTAACGATAAGGTTGTTTTGGCGAGCATTGACAAAGGTGTTTCTTATGTATGGTGCTCTTGTGATGTATGCTCCATTAAAGTTAAGTAGGTTCAAACCATTGATTTTGTAGGTAGCACCACCTTTCACACCAAAGTTTGTAAAATCAACTTTCTCACTTTTTCCAAAAGATTCGTTTCCTAAAAAGTTTCCATTTTCATAAAGTCCATCACGTTGGTAGTCTGTTTGGGTAACAGATCCCGCCACGAAGTAATCAATCTTATTGGATTTAAACTGTGCTTGTGCAAACGCGTTGACTACATTAGCATCAATGATGTAATTGTACTTGTAACGGTCACCTTCACCTACGATTCGGTTTGGGTTGCGTACATCAGATTGCGCAGCATCATTTTGAATTTGATCTATGTTGGAAGCTTCTTCTGCAAAGAAATCTACGTCTAGAAAACCAGTTCCACCTAGAAGGTCTTGTAACAATGCATAATTTTCACTTCTAAGCTTTCTGTAATTAGCACCTGCAGTAAGCAAGATATTGTCTGCTAGGTCTGCTGTAAGAATGGTGCTTGCTTGAAACTGATTGTCATCGATTCTGTCTTCTTGAATCGCATAAATAGAGTTGCCACCATCCTCACGAACGGTCAAATTTTGTCTGTATAAATCTTCCCAATCCAATTGCCCATCATTGATAAAGGCTTGTTCTGCTCTGTAGGCGTTGGCAAGGTCTATCGGCGTGTTACCGCGTCTCAAGAAATAGCTGGGTAGATTTTGATAATAATCTGGATTAGGGTTAGGCGCGCCACCTATGTAAACATCACGGCCTAGAGTGTTGTCCAGTCTTGTACCACCATTGTCAATTCTGGTATTTCCAATTTTACCAAACTGGTAAGAAGTATTGGTCTGCAGCTGTACTTTAGGAGAGATCGTCCAGTAGTGGTTCAACATCAAGATAGGCTCGTCAATTTCTCTTATTCTGGAGTTGCGTTGTGCGTTGTCCTGTATTCCCCAGAATGGGTTGTACTCTATACCTTTAAGGTCTTTGATCTCTTCTGTAATCGCAGTTCTACGACCACGTCTGTTAGAAGCATATATACCGGTAAAATTCAAGAAGTGATTCTCACTCAGCTTACGTTCTACATTAAGACTGACTGAATTTGCATCGTATAAAGTTCCATCTACAAAGCCTTCTTCACCGCTTCTTCTGGAAGCAGTAATCGCATAAGCCCAACCGCTGCTAAGCAAACCACTTTTATAGGTTCCCATAAAGCGAGCGCGGTAACTTCTATTGGCACTGGCGTAGGAAATCTGTGAACCTGCACGTTGTTGTGAAGCTCTCATGTCAATACTTTGTACACCGCCGTATCCACCAAAGGTATCGTCTGCAGGTGCCAGTCCCATGGTGAAGGTCTGGTTGCGTTGCAGGTCGTTGATGCCGCCCCAATTGGACCACTGTGGTCTACCAGAGAATTGCTTGTTCATTTCAAGACCGTTGATGAGGATTTTACCGTCTTCACTATTAAGACCTCTAGGTCTAAAGAATGTCGCACTAAAATCAAAAGCAGCCGCTCTTAAAAATTGATCTCTAGTGGCTTGTAATAATCCAGAAACATTGTTTGCGGCATTATCGTCATCAGCGAGGTCATTCTCAGTTAAGGAAACGATTCCTTGAGCCTGTTCTTGTTGTACATTATCCACCTTTAAATAAAGAGGATCTAGATTTACCGTGGAACCTTTAATGATCACCACTGGAATGTTGCGGGTTAGATATTCATTGGACTCGATGATTACCATTTGGTCACCTTCCTCAAGGTCCTGTTCAAAAACAAAATATCCCTGCGCGTCTGTAGTTGCTTGAAGGTTTGAACCTCTTATCGTGATGATCGCACCAGGAATGGGTTCTTCAGTAGTCTCGTCAATGACGCGACCTTTAAGCAGTTCTTGTGCCATTCCTAGAGTAGAAGTGAGCATCATGACAGCCAGGAAAAGTCTGGAGTAGAATTGATTCATTTTTAGTTAATATTATTATAACGTTATGTATGAGCGGGCAAAACTACATAATTATATTGGCTAACGTACCTTTGGCCTGTCGTTTGCTTTAAATTTTACACAAACATAAACTTAGAAGTATTCAAGATATGTACAAATATTTGATAATGAGTGTTTTGTCTTATTTCGCTTTCGCGAAAGCGGCAACAGCACAAACCCCTGAAGCCAAGCAGTATAAGGTTCAAACCATCGCCTTCTACAATCTGGAAAACCTTTTTGACACTGAAGATGATACCACCATCTTTGATGAGGCTAGCCCTATTATGGAGATGGACGCAGGTATACGTGAAGAAGTGTATCAAAAGAAGCTGTCTAACATGGCCAGAGTCATCCGTAAAATTGGAGCAGAAAAATCTCAATCTGCACCTACCATTCTAGGCGTTTGTGAGGTGGAAAACCGTAAGGTTCTTGAAGACCTGGTGAATCATCCACTGCTGCGAGAGTTTGATTATGGTATCGAACATTTCAATTCTCCAGACCGTCGCGGTATTGATACGGGCTTTTTATACAAAAAGCGCGAATTCAAGGTATTGAACAGTACCCATAAAGAACTGTTGATTTACGATGCTGTAGATGGAGATCGTATTTATACCAGAGACCCGATTATCGTTACAGGTGAGCTGAATGGTGACAAGATGACCTTTATCGTTAATCACTGGCCATCACGTAGTGGTGGAGAACAAAAAAGCCGTAGTAAAAGAAATGCTGCTGCTGAACTCAATAAATCTATTATTGACAGTCTTCACAGTATAGATTCCATGTCTAAAATATTTGTGATGGGTGACCTTAATGACGACCCAACAAATGAAAGCGTCAAGGATATCCTCAACGCTCAAGAAAATAGAGAAGAGGTAAAGCCACAAATGATCTATAATCCCTATCTACAAATGCATAGAGATGGTTACAGTACGCTATTCTATAGAGATGCGGGAAACCTATTTGATCAGATCATGTTTACCTATCCTATGCTAATGGAGGCGAACCAGTCCGGTTATCAATACTGGCAATCCCATATTTATAACCCTAGTTTTATGAGCAATAAAACGGGACAGTATAAAGGTTATCCTTACCGAAGCTTTTTAGGGAGCACCTTTACAGGTGGTTTTAGTGATCACTTTCCTGTATATGTTTATGTCGTCAAGGAAATAACTAATGATGATCAGACCAATGTAGATCGTGACTAGCACTAGAAATACGATATTTATTCAAGACTTAGTCTTTAAAAACAATGCGCTCAAGGAGCGCATTGTTTTTTTAGAAATGGTAAAAGGCATCTTCTAGATGTTCTATTCTCGTTCCTGCCTTGTTTTTTATGATGGCAACGATATCAAAGCGTACCTCAACATCGGGCTCGTCCAATTCTTCTACAAAATGATGGGTAGTCTCTACCAGCCTTTTGATTTGTAGTGGTTTCAGGAAATCTTGTGGATCACCAAAATCTGGTGTGGACCTTGTTTTCACCTCGACAATCACGATAAGATCATCCATGCGCGCGATAATATCGATCTCGCCTTTTTGATAGGTGTAATTACGTGTCAATATTTGATACCCTTTTTTAAGAAGATGTGCAGCCGCAAGATCTTCACCTACTGAACCTAATTCATTGTGCTGCGCCATATCAATGATTATTGCGAGATAGTGATGTATTCCTTTTTTATGGAAACCGTAATGTCTTTCCCTAGAGCAAAGCTATAATTATCTACCACATGCCCTGCTGGAAATCCATAGATCACAGGGTATGAATAGCCTGCAGTGTGCTCTTGAATAATCTCTTCCACCGTTTTTCCAAATGGTGTATCGTGATCTTTGATGTCGGTAAAGCCGCCAACGATAAGACCTTTCAAGCGGGCCAGTTTTCCAGCTCTTTTTAAGACGGTGACCATACGGTCCACGTGATACAGCAACTCATCCAGATCTTCTATAAATAGAAAATGTCCGTCCAATTCAGGAAACGTAGCAGAACCTAACATACTTACCAGCACAGATAGATTTCCGCCTACAAGCGGCGCCTTGAGTGTGACAGGCTTTAGATGTTGTGTATTTGGTATTGTAAAGTTTTGTGGACTTTGGGTAGCTGCGTATTGAAAGCTTTCTCGAACGGCTTTGGACTTTTCTCCTATTTCCCTAGGCATAAAAGCATGCATACTTTGAAGGTCATTGCGCTGCCACAGTCCATGTAAGTGAGTAACATCAGAGTAGCCTATTAAGAGTTTGTTCTTGCCTTTCAAAATGCTCAAATCAATTTGATCCACCATTTTAACCGTGCCATAACCACCACGAGCAATCCATATAGCGTTGACGTTTTCATCTTTTAAGGCTTCCATGAAATCGATGAGACGTTCCTCATTGGTTCCACCATATTGGTGATCTTTCTTACCAATGGTTTTTCCTAAACTAACTTGAAAACCCAAAGAGCTTAACCATTCTTTAGCTGGCTGTAGGTCTACCGCTTCAACAGATCGCGCAGTACATAAGATCCTAATATGGTCACCTTCACGCAGCGATGGAAATGGTTGATATGCTTTCATAAATGACGGTCTTCAGTAGACTACATGGATTGGATTATGCCTCAAGCCTTCCTCTAAAAGTACTGGAAATAATAGCAGCGATAAAATAAATCAAAACACTTTGTGCGAGGAGCACTAAGGCTGTGAATCACTTTGCAATCAGCAATCTAAATCAACTAAGACAATATAGTTATTCGACAGCAGTGGAAGTTCCAGGTTTAGGAATCTCCATTTGAATCCTATTGATGTAGAGTTTCAAATCCTTGGACGCTGTAGAAGAAAGATCAAAAAGATCATAGCTGTAATATTCTGCTGGGATCATGTCAGATGTTGGTCTAACGGTGTACGTGATCTTCTTATCGGCAAGAATACCTTTGTCCGCTTTTACTTTACCTGGCAAATCATATCCTAAACCATAGAAAGCAATAGGCGCCTCATTGGCTTTTTCCAATACTTCGATGGGATCGCCTACTTTGCCATAATCGGTAGTCCACTGACCAGATTTATCCCAGTATAGTTCTTGTGGTAGGGAATCATTGTAGATGACCTTCAATTCGTCAAGCGTTTCGGGA is from Nonlabens sp. YIK11 and encodes:
- the thiL gene encoding thiamine-phosphate kinase is translated as MIEDKNPLRTPIEQLGEFGLIDHITKNFATQNAGTVKAIGDDAAVIKHDKHTVVTTDMLVEGIHFDLSYVPLKHLGYKAVMVNLSDVYAMNAIATQVTVSIAISNRFPVEAVEELYDGIALACQNYGVDLIGGDTTASNSGLIISVTALGEQESDKIVYRSGASDGDLLVVSGDVGAAYMGLQILEREKAVFKANPNSQPDIEAYSYLIERQLKPEARKDIPKLLEELDVLPTSMIDVSDGLSSEIIHLCKQSGVGMKIYEDKIPLDPTVISSCEEFNLDSTTVALSGGEDYELLFTVKQEDFPKIKANPNLSIIGHVLPQSDGIHLVTRGGEQVAIKAMGWNSFES
- a CDS encoding alpha/beta fold hydrolase, whose amino-acid sequence is MNYERLLSTQLIVNNAPTILFLHGFLGSSDQWNRLVEHYKESYQILLLELPGHGDNSCEMKYTVDDLAQEIHQVLLQHAVDEIHFVGHSMGGYVGCAFAKAYPSKLLSLTLINSCATNDSASRVEQRDRSLKLIQKYPQAFTKMAISNLFTETEREMYKAEIESMKQQAARISMASISNALLAMRDRPSYLPILEDTSIPLQYIYGLRDEIIRPAIIEVEIEKLKAINYKLESGHMSLLTHPDEIIKLQLVEKTVR
- a CDS encoding T9SS type A sorting domain-containing protein: MKYFFTVIFFLISYLIFAQNEWEQLYPDIFPGKIILVDHLNESQSIVVTANEFYKSFDSGETWVMMKRFTGSNFSSASIVDNTIVLFGGSRIFISGDDGSTWESKNTGNSSFDAKFNMVNKNLFYVTNGYSYFVTKNGGDSWTEKEVGSDTYISQLYFVNDKLGFALLREGSILKSEDGGVTWENVLNVPETSVSNTAIKFYNPNFGILSTNGKVFNTNNGGQSWDLMQNANHNFSDIYFLSENEFFLINPDIHYSQDGGRTFISEISLYNNVNSIDYQKGSGFIAGGDKKSLAISSNGVDWELKFIGSPNFKNLVMFDNYTGYHINNGKLYKSIDGGFAWVRMTEANPNFNQTNAIHEASFISVEVGYARKGDHEIIKTIDGGLTWSRYFFESNGSITYLKAIGNDNIIISGKNTQREKYSKIIFNDGQDFEIVSDNIFIKIEWLTDQLGFAIEADEQVLYRTIDSGKSWQKISNTIMTNIKSFDFVDDLIGYAGTNDGDLWKTINGGNQWELINQFQNEIINDIEFLDDKMGFFTSNKTRYTLDGGLNFASLTTGSKTLQIVGDYLYGTADRILRLDLNEIHFELITDQTTDQSSTQASIKAYASGPLINPNELSLEYSANGVTYIPVDSLEQSITPITNGEFKVESNLKQLNPSTTYYYRLKCNINGKFYYSKIKSFKTEKDVEIELISVETFYDYIGLNYSITSSDYSVEDLRLIYSSNSEGNDGSIIPTINSISAEQTTSQITFVNNLIPNTNYYLRLAGYINGNYFESDYYTVRTLSAIDFQITSIEEDPNFITINGTVKPWFRDASNITLEYGDNFFNNTTVGNINNVESGLISNIKFNIPRLDNDVLYKFRLRATLDGKLFYSEISKIILGQDRWLINGKNDFSLLSSPVLEMLGYSKNDKFNSIGINYGEDTTMKNNIEFDISNQPTNGFLNKKFHLYNIKQDHQYYYQFYAIDAARRTQIQSAMYTFTQQSALSEESLNRNDLMVYPNPFDSEIIIKFPSENVKSFLLYDMTGRLLFFKTVDSRTENIDTSLLSAGSYLLLLRGEKGTSVHYQLKKI
- a CDS encoding endonuclease/exonuclease/phosphatase family protein: MSIPSQAFEQYTVGFYNLENFFDFQNDQHILDDSFTTLGRNEWNENRYNKKLQKISDAISQIGADYTGNLPAVLGVAEVENKKVLNDLIQQPKLRNHKYSYVHFNSPDERGIDVALLYRTDVFEVLESRPITLLIEDDMGIRDTTRDILYVKGKLAGTTLHIYVNHWPSRRNGSGTTEYKRALAAQQLMEHVYHIDDAGNRRQRLEKDNTFIIIMGDFNDDPENDSITKGILPHGFDNITAPLKNFHRGSLNHKFKWNLFDQIMVSENLHNDIPGDLFVHKADIFDDIMLRQWKGKYRGQPARTFAGGRYAGGFSDHFPVYTVLRRN